A single region of the Acidobacteriota bacterium genome encodes:
- the argB gene encoding acetylglutamate kinase, whose product MINERLDLLREALPYIQRFKNKKFVVKLSGKITENFDQLAALAEEITLCEQVGIHVAVIHGGGKQLTNVAERLGIAQTIINGRRVTDDETLEIAKMVFAGQINMDILAALRKSGAAAVGLSGIDGDIIHAKRREIKKILNEATGQIETVDFGHVGDIVDINVRLLELLLDNDYIPVISSLGADEQGNVYNINADTIAAEIAAKLQAEKLILMTDVDGILRDKGDPASRISRLTVDEAEALVKNKVVSAGMLPKIAAIASLIRRGVRSAHIINGSKRNALLYEVFTDEGAGTMITE is encoded by the coding sequence ATGATAAACGAACGATTAGATTTGCTGCGCGAAGCGTTACCTTACATTCAACGTTTCAAGAATAAAAAATTCGTCGTCAAACTATCGGGCAAAATCACCGAAAATTTTGACCAACTCGCGGCGCTTGCCGAAGAGATTACGCTTTGCGAACAGGTCGGCATTCACGTCGCGGTGATTCACGGCGGCGGCAAACAACTCACCAACGTCGCCGAACGGTTAGGCATCGCGCAGACGATTATCAACGGGCGGCGCGTCACTGATGACGAGACTTTGGAAATCGCCAAGATGGTGTTCGCAGGACAAATCAACATGGATATTCTCGCGGCGCTCAGAAAGTCTGGAGCCGCAGCCGTCGGGCTTTCAGGGATTGATGGCGACATCATTCATGCGAAACGGCGCGAGATAAAAAAAATTCTCAACGAAGCGACCGGGCAAATCGAAACCGTTGATTTCGGGCACGTCGGCGACATTGTTGACATCAATGTGCGCTTGCTTGAATTGTTGTTGGATAACGATTACATCCCGGTGATTTCCTCGCTTGGCGCAGATGAACAAGGCAATGTTTACAATATCAATGCCGATACCATCGCTGCGGAAATCGCCGCAAAATTACAGGCGGAAAAATTGATTCTGATGACCGATGTTGACGGCATTCTGCGTGATAAAGGCGACCCGGCTTCGCGCATTTCACGCCTCACGGTTGATGAAGCCGAAGCCTTAGTGAAAAACAAAGTGGTGTCGGCAGGCATGCTTCCCAAAATTGCCGCAATCGCCAGCCTCATTCGTCGCGGCGTGCGCAGCGCCCACATTATCAACGGGTCGAAGCGCAATGCCTTGCTTTATGAAGTCTTCACCGATGAAGGCGCGGGCACGATGATTACAGAATAG
- a CDS encoding nuclear transport factor 2 family protein, translating to MMKTRQVYSLIAGLFLLTLSAMAQNNAKPEAQKLNAGEADLAAIKQTALDYVEGWYEGNPERMERALHPELAKRIVRTDPKSGRSRLDHMGAMALVLGVRGGGGKNTPKEKQIKEVYILDVFGNTASVKAVMSDWIDYLHIAKFNGRWVIVNVLWELKPQQQ from the coding sequence ATGATGAAAACCAGACAAGTGTATTCGCTAATCGCGGGTTTATTTTTACTGACCCTGTCGGCAATGGCGCAGAACAATGCCAAACCGGAAGCGCAAAAATTGAATGCCGGCGAAGCCGACCTTGCGGCAATCAAACAAACCGCGCTCGATTATGTTGAAGGCTGGTACGAAGGCAACCCCGAACGCATGGAAAGGGCTTTGCACCCCGAATTGGCAAAACGCATCGTGCGTACCGACCCGAAAAGCGGCAGAAGCCGTTTAGACCACATGGGCGCGATGGCATTGGTGCTCGGTGTGCGCGGTGGTGGCGGTAAAAATACGCCGAAAGAAAAACAGATAAAAGAGGTCTACATCCTCGATGTCTTTGGTAACACGGCAAGCGTTAAAGCGGTGATGTCGGATTGGATTGATTATCTGCACATCGCGAAATTTAATGGGCGTTGGGTGATTGTCAATGTATTATGGGAATTGAAACCGCAACAACAATAA
- a CDS encoding PQQ-binding-like beta-propeller repeat protein, translated as MKNKRTGIFLLIHLLVIAMPINAQEWNQWRGALRNGVVSDFSAPANWATPLKQIWKTPVGSGYSSPVVAQSKIYLHTRRDEQEVVSCIDLTSGKIVWSQSYAAQFAKNQYAARMGKGPNSTPLIYAGKLYTLGVTAILSCFDARSGKLKWRKDYSPFVDTSKLFCGTAMSPVVDKDKVIVHVGDDRKGWVVAFDAESGKEKWKWEGDGPGYASPIIVDLEGTRQFVTLTDKSVIGIAADSGKLLWKFAHADEWNENIITPVWYQKSLIISGVRQGTRAIKIAKTGENWAASELWHNPKVAMYMSSPVLDGDYLYGLSTLKKGQFFCVNAQTGEALWMTEGRNANNATVVAARNFLFLLTDDAELIVAAKGSKGFEQLARYTVADSPTWSHPLIFGKQLLIKDEKNLTLWRFQ; from the coding sequence ATGAAAAATAAAAGAACCGGTATATTTTTGCTGATTCATTTGTTGGTCATTGCGATGCCCATCAATGCGCAGGAATGGAATCAATGGCGCGGCGCATTGCGCAATGGGGTGGTGAGCGATTTTTCCGCGCCTGCAAACTGGGCGACCCCGCTCAAACAAATCTGGAAAACCCCGGTCGGCAGCGGCTATTCATCGCCTGTGGTGGCGCAATCGAAAATCTATCTTCACACCCGACGTGATGAACAAGAGGTAGTTTCCTGCATTGATTTGACCAGCGGCAAAATCGTCTGGAGTCAAAGCTACGCGGCGCAGTTTGCCAAAAATCAATATGCCGCGCGCATGGGCAAAGGACCGAATTCAACCCCGCTCATTTATGCGGGAAAACTCTACACCCTCGGCGTCACAGCGATTTTGTCGTGCTTTGATGCCAGGAGCGGAAAGCTTAAATGGCGCAAAGATTATTCGCCGTTTGTCGATACCTCGAAACTCTTTTGCGGAACCGCCATGTCGCCGGTTGTGGATAAAGACAAAGTCATCGTTCACGTCGGCGATGACCGCAAAGGCTGGGTCGTGGCTTTTGATGCCGAGAGCGGAAAAGAGAAATGGAAATGGGAAGGCGATGGTCCGGGCTACGCTTCACCGATTATTGTTGACCTCGAAGGCACCCGCCAGTTCGTCACCCTCACGGATAAATCGGTCATCGGCATAGCTGCGGACAGTGGGAAATTATTATGGAAATTTGCTCACGCCGACGAGTGGAATGAAAATATCATCACTCCTGTGTGGTATCAAAAGAGCCTGATTATTTCGGGCGTCAGACAAGGCACACGGGCAATTAAAATCGCAAAAACCGGCGAGAATTGGGCGGCTTCCGAACTCTGGCATAATCCCAAAGTTGCGATGTATATGAGTTCGCCGGTGCTGGATGGCGATTATCTGTATGGACTTTCGACCTTGAAAAAAGGGCAATTCTTCTGCGTCAACGCGCAGACCGGCGAAGCCCTCTGGATGACCGAAGGGCGCAATGCCAATAATGCCACGGTGGTTGCAGCCAGGAATTTTTTGTTTCTGCTTACCGATGATGCCGAGTTGATTGTAGCGGCAAAAGGCAGCAAAGGATTCGAGCAACTTGCGCGCTATACGGTTGCCGATAGCCCGACCTGGTCGCATCCGTTAATTTTTGGGAAACAACTTCTCATCAAAGACGAAAAGAATTTAACCTTGTGGCGTTTTCAATAA
- a CDS encoding N-acetylornithine carbamoyltransferase, with product MNIKGKDFLNTGDFTTAELTALIDLAAKMKAREYNEKPLAGRSVALIFFNPSLRTRTSMEIAIYELGGNATALDIGKGTWNLEYRENVVMDTDKAEHIIEAARVLSRYVTAIGVRAFPEMQEFAEDMQDRVVRGFAKYSDVPVFNLESSRFHPFQSLTDIMTIREKLGSLNHQRVVLSWAWHPRTLPMAVPNSFALIAAQFGLDLTIACPPEYDLGDEIMQQVHNAANANGGNVEISRDYREASAGAKIIYAKSWGSKDFYGNAAGDIAAREQYKHWRIDEAVMRSTDAGWFMHCLPVRRNVIVTDAVLDGAQSAAIDEAENRLHVQKAVLASIL from the coding sequence ATGAACATTAAAGGCAAAGATTTTTTAAACACAGGCGATTTCACCACCGCCGAACTCACCGCGCTGATTGACCTCGCGGCGAAAATGAAAGCCCGCGAATACAACGAGAAACCGCTTGCGGGACGCAGCGTTGCATTGATTTTTTTCAACCCTTCGCTGCGCACCCGCACCTCTATGGAGATTGCGATTTATGAACTCGGCGGCAATGCCACTGCATTGGATATTGGCAAAGGCACCTGGAATCTGGAGTACCGCGAAAACGTGGTGATGGATACAGACAAAGCCGAACACATCATCGAAGCGGCGCGCGTGCTGTCGCGTTATGTCACCGCCATAGGAGTTCGCGCCTTTCCAGAGATGCAGGAGTTTGCAGAAGATATGCAAGACCGTGTGGTGCGCGGTTTTGCTAAATACAGCGATGTGCCGGTGTTCAATTTAGAGTCGTCGCGCTTTCATCCGTTTCAATCGCTTACTGACATTATGACGATTCGTGAAAAACTCGGCTCCCTCAATCATCAGCGAGTCGTGTTGTCCTGGGCATGGCATCCACGGACACTCCCGATGGCGGTGCCCAATTCATTTGCGCTCATCGCCGCGCAATTCGGTCTGGATTTAACCATCGCCTGTCCGCCGGAATACGATTTGGGCGACGAGATTATGCAGCAAGTGCATAACGCCGCCAACGCCAACGGCGGAAACGTCGAGATTTCACGCGATTACCGCGAAGCCTCAGCGGGCGCAAAAATCATTTATGCGAAAAGCTGGGGCAGCAAAGATTTTTACGGCAACGCGGCGGGCGATATTGCCGCGCGTGAACAATACAAACACTGGCGCATAGATGAAGCGGTGATGCGCTCAACCGATGCGGGTTGGTTTATGCATTGTCTGCCGGTGCGCCGCAATGTCATTGTCACCGACGCCGTTTTAGACGGCGCGCAATCGGCGGCAATTGATGAAGCGGAAAATCGCCTGCATGTACAAAAGGCGGTGCTGGCATCAATTCTTTAA
- the argC gene encoding N-acetyl-gamma-glutamyl-phosphate reductase: protein MIKIGIIGGSGYGGSELLRFLLFHPQVEIKLVTANEHAGKRVDAVHPNLAKLTDLTFASTHDTRDFADLDCVFLGLPHGQAMDIVPQIPANVKIVDLSGDFRLTDADIFKEAYGREHSAMDAQRQFVYGLTEVNRTQIKQASRIANPGCFATALELGLYPFIASGMVTGKIIADMKTGSSGSGAKAAAGTHHPKRANSFYAYKILEHQHQPEVEQLLSSVNSDWSQDATLIMQTHSLPTVRGIFASIYFTTRVAMTHDEVGGILRDFYGNEFFIRLVSGSPDINWVKGTNFTDIGWAASGDTVVVFVALDNLVKGAAGQAIQNMNLMFAVEERTSLVVAGTNP, encoded by the coding sequence ATGATAAAAATCGGCATTATCGGCGGCTCAGGTTACGGCGGAAGCGAATTGTTGCGCTTCCTGTTATTTCATCCGCAGGTCGAAATCAAACTGGTAACAGCGAATGAACACGCGGGCAAACGGGTTGATGCGGTGCATCCCAATTTAGCGAAGCTGACGGATTTAACTTTTGCTTCGACCCATGACACGCGCGATTTCGCAGACCTCGATTGTGTTTTCTTAGGATTGCCGCATGGTCAGGCGATGGACATCGTGCCGCAAATTCCTGCGAATGTAAAAATCGTTGATTTATCGGGGGATTTTCGCTTAACCGATGCGGACATTTTCAAAGAAGCCTACGGGCGCGAGCATTCGGCGATGGACGCGCAACGCCAGTTTGTTTACGGACTCACCGAGGTCAATCGCACACAAATCAAACAGGCTTCGCGCATTGCCAATCCCGGTTGTTTTGCAACGGCGCTTGAGCTTGGATTGTATCCGTTCATCGCTTCGGGAATGGTGACCGGAAAAATCATCGCCGATATGAAGACCGGTTCATCCGGTTCGGGCGCAAAAGCTGCCGCCGGCACGCATCATCCGAAACGCGCCAACAGTTTTTACGCCTATAAAATTCTGGAGCATCAGCATCAACCCGAAGTTGAACAACTGCTCTCGTCGGTCAACAGCGACTGGTCGCAGGATGCAACGCTCATTATGCAGACGCATTCGCTGCCAACGGTGCGCGGCATCTTCGCTTCAATCTATTTCACCACGCGTGTAGCGATGACGCATGACGAAGTCGGCGGCATTCTGCGCGATTTTTACGGCAACGAATTTTTTATTCGTCTCGTCAGTGGCTCGCCCGATATTAATTGGGTCAAGGGCACTAACTTTACAGACATCGGATGGGCAGCAAGCGGCGATACGGTTGTCGTATTCGTGGCGCTCGATAATTTAGTCAAAGGCGCGGCGGGACAGGCGATTCAAAATATGAACTTGATGTTCGCCGTTGAAGAACGAACCAGTCTGGTCGTTGCCGGAACCAATCCTTAA
- a CDS encoding PLP-dependent aspartate aminotransferase family protein — protein sequence MSEEKKSRRKYQKETRLIHGDFYSVHWDYKDHIIPPISASAAYRLESAERGAEGFQHFANPEFNRHTHPPIYIYDRLDEPSRSMLEDKLAAIEEGECAVCFSTGMAAISAALGVLVKTGDTILAHQNLYGCTYSLLTNWMPRFGVKAKLVDMKQVDAVEKLLTDDVMVIYFETPTNPTLEIIDIGAIRAAVERVNRQRGKSRKVFIVVDNTFATPFSQRPLTLGADVVCHSLTKNIGGFGTDMGGVWIGPELLEPDVLLFRKDFGASLSPRSAWQPLVHGLPTLAIRSRQQIESAMRIAQFLEAHPLIERVYYPGLESHPQYELARRQMVDINGNFSPGIMIYFVLKGAAEAAREAGRQMMDYLADNAVTITLAVSLGQVRTLIEHPASMTHSVIPAKEQQKAGIDPGGIRISAGLEPVEDIIGDLQEALETISNVKATGVPV from the coding sequence ATGAGCGAAGAAAAAAAATCTCGTCGCAAATATCAAAAAGAGACTCGCCTGATTCATGGTGATTTTTATTCGGTTCACTGGGATTACAAAGACCACATCATTCCGCCGATTTCCGCGTCTGCGGCATATCGTTTAGAGAGCGCGGAACGCGGCGCGGAAGGTTTTCAGCATTTCGCCAATCCCGAATTTAACCGCCACACCCATCCGCCGATTTATATCTATGACCGGCTGGACGAACCTTCGCGTTCGATGCTCGAAGACAAACTCGCGGCGATTGAAGAAGGCGAATGCGCCGTCTGTTTTTCAACCGGAATGGCGGCAATCAGCGCGGCGCTCGGTGTGTTGGTCAAAACCGGCGACACCATTCTGGCGCATCAAAATCTTTATGGCTGCACCTATTCGCTGCTGACGAACTGGATGCCGCGTTTCGGCGTCAAAGCGAAACTGGTTGATATGAAACAGGTCGATGCAGTCGAAAAACTTTTAACCGATGATGTGATGGTCATCTATTTTGAAACGCCTACCAATCCAACGCTTGAAATCATTGACATCGGGGCGATTCGCGCGGCAGTTGAGCGCGTAAATCGCCAGCGCGGCAAATCGCGTAAAGTTTTCATCGTCGTGGATAACACTTTTGCGACGCCGTTTTCGCAAAGACCGCTGACGCTTGGCGCGGATGTCGTCTGTCATTCGCTGACGAAAAACATCGGCGGATTTGGCACGGATATGGGTGGCGTGTGGATTGGTCCCGAACTGCTTGAACCGGATGTGTTGCTGTTTCGCAAAGATTTCGGCGCGTCGCTCAGCCCGCGTTCCGCCTGGCAACCGCTGGTGCATGGCTTGCCGACGCTTGCCATACGTTCACGTCAACAGATTGAATCGGCGATGCGGATTGCCCAGTTTCTCGAAGCCCATCCACTCATCGAGCGCGTCTATTATCCGGGACTCGAAAGCCATCCGCAGTATGAGCTTGCGCGTCGGCAGATGGTTGACATCAACGGTAATTTTTCGCCCGGCATCATGATTTATTTCGTCTTGAAAGGCGCAGCCGAAGCGGCGCGCGAAGCCGGACGCCAGATGATGGATTACCTCGCAGACAATGCCGTGACCATTACGCTTGCGGTTTCGCTTGGACAGGTTCGCACCCTGATTGAGCATCCGGCGTCGATGACTCATTCGGTGATTCCTGCAAAAGAACAGCAAAAGGCTGGCATAGACCCCGGCGGCATTCGCATCAGCGCGGGACTCGAACCGGTCGAAGACATCATCGGCGATTTGCAGGAAGCCCTGGAAACCATCAGCAATGTGAAAGCCACAGGGGTTCCGGTTTAA
- a CDS encoding aspartate aminotransferase family protein: MQPKLENIIDVEEKYQVATYKKFPFVIERGEDVWVYTTEGEKYLDLYGGHAVVSTGHSHPRIVQAISDQAAKIIFYSNLVYNDTRARAAKKFIECAPGVFAKVFFVNSGTEANENAIKLARKITGKLKVISFDGSFHGRTPGSLAATGLPKYREGARPMLDGHVYAKFGDIGSVEALMDSDTAAILLEPIQSMGGARMGDAAFYQALRELCDTHGAFLIYDEVQTGMGRTGEFFFAGHFGVQPDMISTAKGIASGIPMGAVLMTETIAAHIKTSDLGTTFGGGPIASAALEATIDVIRDEHLLENVRVNSAYLLNELRNLDFVEEVRGLGYLIGIKFTSDSAKPYQQGLLEKKIITGLADDASVLRLLPPLTLKRQEIDLFLQALSTIII; this comes from the coding sequence ATGCAACCAAAATTAGAAAACATCATTGACGTTGAAGAAAAATATCAGGTCGCAACTTATAAAAAATTTCCGTTCGTTATCGAACGCGGCGAAGACGTGTGGGTGTACACCACGGAAGGTGAAAAATATTTAGACCTTTATGGTGGACACGCTGTTGTCTCAACGGGGCATTCACATCCGCGCATCGTGCAAGCCATCAGCGACCAGGCAGCGAAAATTATTTTTTATTCCAATCTGGTTTATAACGATACGCGGGCGCGCGCCGCGAAAAAATTTATCGAATGCGCGCCCGGGGTTTTCGCCAAAGTCTTTTTCGTAAATTCGGGAACCGAAGCCAACGAAAACGCCATCAAACTCGCCCGCAAAATCACCGGCAAATTGAAAGTCATTTCGTTTGACGGCAGTTTTCACGGGCGCACGCCGGGGTCGCTTGCGGCAACCGGGCTTCCGAAATATCGCGAAGGCGCGCGCCCGATGCTCGACGGTCACGTCTATGCCAAATTCGGCGACATTGGTTCGGTTGAAGCCTTGATGGATTCCGATACGGCGGCGATTCTGCTGGAGCCGATTCAATCGATGGGCGGCGCGCGCATGGGTGACGCGGCGTTTTATCAAGCCTTGCGCGAACTCTGCGACACGCACGGCGCGTTTCTCATTTACGACGAAGTGCAAACCGGCATGGGGCGCACCGGCGAATTTTTCTTTGCAGGTCATTTCGGTGTGCAACCCGATATGATTTCGACCGCAAAGGGTATTGCCAGTGGCATCCCGATGGGGGCAGTCTTGATGACTGAAACCATTGCCGCGCATATCAAGACCAGCGATTTAGGAACCACCTTTGGCGGCGGACCCATCGCCTCAGCCGCGCTTGAAGCGACCATTGATGTGATACGTGATGAACACCTTTTGGAAAATGTTCGCGTCAATTCTGCCTATTTATTGAATGAACTCCGCAATCTCGATTTCGTCGAAGAGGTTCGCGGGCTTGGTTATCTCATCGGTATCAAATTCACAAGCGATTCGGCAAAGCCCTATCAACAGGGCTTGCTTGAAAAGAAAATCATCACCGGGCTTGCCGACGATGCGAGCGTCCTCAGACTGTTGCCGCCGCTTACCTTAAAGCGCCAAGAGATAGACTTGTTTTTGCAGGCGCTTTCGACAATCATCATATAA
- a CDS encoding arginine repressor: MKRERQKKILEIIKAHAVGTQEELVKRLSARGIDATQSSVSRDIVELRLTKLGGRYVAPQLNGAGVTLPRIELNTAGDHLIVLKTEVGQAQPVALKIDYANLKTIVGTLAGDDTVFIAVKDLANQKAAIQAIRKLFGLSKPRLSR; this comes from the coding sequence ATGAAAAGAGAGCGGCAGAAAAAGATACTTGAAATTATCAAAGCGCACGCCGTCGGCACCCAGGAAGAACTGGTTAAACGCCTGTCGGCGCGCGGCATTGATGCGACCCAATCAAGCGTCTCGCGCGATATTGTCGAACTGCGCCTCACCAAACTCGGCGGGCGTTATGTCGCCCCGCAACTGAACGGCGCGGGCGTTACCCTGCCGAGAATTGAGTTGAATACGGCAGGCGATCATCTCATCGTGCTGAAAACTGAAGTGGGACAGGCGCAACCTGTGGCTTTGAAAATTGATTACGCGAATCTCAAAACCATCGTCGGGACGCTGGCGGGCGATGACACGGTGTTTATTGCGGTGAAAGATTTGGCAAATCAAAAAGCGGCAATTCAGGCGATACGGAAACTTTTTGGGCTGTCAAAGCCTCGCCTCAGCCGTTGA
- a CDS encoding argininosuccinate synthase, translated as MSDEKIEKVVLAYSGGLDTSVILRWLKETYGCEVVCYAADIGQAEELTGLDEKAKATGASKLYVEDLTEEFVRDFVFTAIQANAVYEGVYLMGTSLARPLIAKRHIEIARKERAQAVAHGATGKGNDQVRFELTYYALEPQIKVIAPWREWEFKSRSDLIAYAEKYNIPVTATKDKPYSMDRNLMHISYEGGILEDPWAEPPKEIFILTKAPEDAPDKAEYVEVGFEAGVPVTVNHEPLSPAALLDRLNKIGGEHGVGRVDLVENRFVGMKSRGVYETPGATILHAAHRAVESLALDREVMHLKDSLAPRIAEMIYYGFWYTPEFEAIRALLDETQKNVTGTARLKLYKGNCTVVGRQSPYSLYSEAFATFERDTVYNQRDAEGFIKLNALRLRLRKLAAEQK; from the coding sequence ATGTCTGATGAAAAAATAGAGAAAGTCGTGCTGGCGTATTCCGGCGGACTCGACACTTCGGTGATTTTGCGCTGGCTCAAAGAGACCTATGGTTGCGAAGTCGTCTGCTACGCCGCAGATATCGGGCAAGCCGAAGAACTCACGGGGCTTGATGAAAAAGCCAAAGCCACGGGCGCATCGAAACTTTATGTCGAAGATTTAACCGAAGAGTTCGTGCGCGATTTCGTCTTCACGGCGATTCAAGCCAACGCCGTGTACGAAGGCGTCTATTTGATGGGCACCTCGCTTGCCCGCCCGCTGATTGCCAAACGCCATATCGAAATCGCTCGAAAAGAAAGAGCGCAGGCAGTCGCCCACGGCGCAACCGGCAAAGGCAATGATCAGGTGCGCTTTGAACTCACCTATTACGCTTTGGAGCCGCAAATCAAAGTCATTGCCCCGTGGCGCGAGTGGGAATTCAAATCGCGTTCAGACCTGATTGCTTATGCCGAAAAGTACAACATTCCGGTTACCGCCACCAAAGATAAACCCTATTCGATGGATCGCAATTTAATGCACATCAGTTATGAAGGCGGCATTCTCGAAGACCCCTGGGCGGAACCTCCGAAAGAAATTTTCATCTTGACGAAAGCGCCCGAAGACGCGCCGGACAAAGCCGAGTATGTCGAGGTCGGATTTGAAGCGGGCGTACCCGTGACCGTCAACCATGAACCGCTGTCGCCCGCCGCTTTGCTTGACCGTCTGAATAAAATCGGCGGCGAACATGGCGTCGGTCGGGTTGACCTTGTCGAAAATCGTTTCGTCGGCATGAAATCTCGCGGCGTGTATGAAACGCCGGGCGCGACGATTTTGCACGCCGCGCATCGCGCCGTCGAATCGCTCGCCTTAGACCGCGAAGTGATGCACCTCAAAGATTCGCTCGCGCCGCGCATCGCCGAAATGATCTATTACGGCTTCTGGTACACGCCGGAGTTTGAAGCGATTCGCGCGCTTTTGGATGAGACGCAAAAGAATGTCACAGGCACAGCGCGTCTGAAACTTTACAAAGGCAATTGCACGGTGGTCGGTCGCCAATCGCCCTACTCGCTCTACTCGGAAGCTTTCGCCACCTTTGAACGCGATACGGTTTACAACCAGCGCGATGCCGAAGGCTTTATCAAGTTGAATGCTTTGAGATTGAGACTGAGAAAACTCGCAGCCGAACAAAAATAA